From the Microbacterium thalassium genome, one window contains:
- a CDS encoding HNH endonuclease signature motif containing protein, which produces MDEDANFDEALSSGDVGWHVDDGRFPDTEPYIPDDVSLVVETANMVSVFAAERYQRIDGLRVRALADAARYGDAIAPVIERSVRLELSAALRVGETVAGGMMAVAEALVHRYPTVLDALGHAQITDDHARALVAGVEVLEPALAEKIVPPALAIAEETTVAAFRRALTTLIETERAQTLAERHAEALTSRRTAVENVGDGMAWFHAYLPAVEAHAIYGRITTIAKTITRQPGEDRTLDQVRADVFADLLIDGDTGCLPPTARGIRPTVVVTVPALSVLSGEGAEGGDPAVVEGVGPIPLERARELCGQARDWIRVLTHPETGMVLSVGRDRYDPPKMIRDLVTWRADRCMGPGCGMPASRCEIDHTLAWVDGGSTSLANLAPLCKGHHTIKHHGGWRIRQVPGSGGAIEWTSPSGRQYVVKPERRVPAFRPADAGDAPF; this is translated from the coding sequence ATGGACGAGGACGCGAATTTCGACGAAGCGCTCTCCAGCGGCGACGTCGGCTGGCACGTCGATGACGGCCGCTTCCCGGACACCGAGCCGTACATTCCCGACGACGTGAGCCTCGTCGTCGAGACGGCGAACATGGTGTCGGTGTTCGCCGCCGAGCGGTACCAGCGCATCGACGGGCTCCGCGTTCGCGCCCTCGCGGATGCCGCGCGCTACGGCGACGCGATCGCTCCGGTGATCGAGCGCTCGGTTCGGCTCGAACTCTCGGCGGCGCTGCGCGTCGGCGAGACCGTCGCCGGCGGCATGATGGCCGTTGCGGAAGCTCTCGTCCACCGCTACCCGACGGTGCTCGACGCGCTCGGGCACGCGCAGATCACGGATGATCACGCGCGGGCGCTGGTGGCGGGCGTCGAGGTGCTCGAGCCCGCCCTGGCGGAGAAGATCGTGCCGCCGGCGCTCGCGATCGCCGAGGAGACCACGGTCGCGGCGTTCCGGCGGGCGTTGACCACGCTGATCGAGACCGAGCGCGCCCAGACGCTCGCGGAGCGGCACGCGGAGGCTCTCACGAGCCGGCGTACCGCGGTGGAGAACGTCGGAGACGGGATGGCATGGTTCCACGCGTACCTGCCCGCGGTCGAGGCGCACGCGATCTACGGCCGCATCACGACGATCGCGAAGACCATCACCAGGCAGCCGGGCGAGGACCGCACGCTCGACCAGGTGCGCGCGGATGTGTTCGCCGACCTGCTGATCGACGGCGACACCGGTTGCCTGCCGCCCACCGCGCGCGGGATCCGGCCGACGGTCGTGGTGACGGTGCCGGCGCTGTCGGTGCTGTCCGGTGAGGGCGCCGAGGGTGGTGACCCGGCGGTCGTCGAGGGTGTGGGCCCGATTCCGCTGGAGCGGGCGCGGGAGCTGTGCGGGCAGGCGCGGGACTGGATCCGCGTCCTCACCCACCCCGAGACCGGCATGGTGCTCTCGGTGGGCCGAGACCGGTACGACCCGCCGAAGATGATCCGGGATCTCGTGACGTGGCGCGCCGATCGCTGCATGGGGCCCGGATGCGGGATGCCGGCGTCACGGTGCGAGATCGACCACACCCTCGCGTGGGTGGACGGGGGATCGACGTCGCTCGCCAACCTCGCGCCGCTGTGCAAGGGGCATCACACCATCAAGCACCACGGCGGGTGGCGGATCCGACAAGTCCCCGGCAGCGGGGGAGCGATCGAATGGACCTCCCCCTCGGGCAGACAGTACGTGGTGAAACCCGAACGACGCGTCCCAGCGTTCCGACCTGCGGATGCCGGTGACGCACCCTTCTGA
- a CDS encoding isoprenyl transferase: MTPKPYTHRDAVPYRPIDWTGVHPPAFPAGGVPKHIAIVMDGNGRWANRRGLTRVEGHKAGEEVLLDVVAGAIQAGVEHLSVYAFSTENWARSPDEVRFLMGYNRDVLHRRRDQLNEWGVRVRWSGRKPRLWGSVIKELQFAEQLTRDNDVMTLTMCINYGGRVELVDAMRSIGDQIAAGRLKPSAISEKLIRRHLYQPDMPDVDLFIRSSGEQRTSNFLLWESAYAEFVFLDTLWPDFSRTDLWHAISLYLDRDRRFGGAVDTPDAPAAR; the protein is encoded by the coding sequence ATGACCCCCAAGCCGTACACCCACCGCGACGCCGTGCCGTACCGCCCGATCGACTGGACCGGCGTCCACCCGCCCGCGTTCCCCGCGGGAGGCGTCCCGAAGCACATCGCGATCGTCATGGACGGCAACGGCCGCTGGGCCAACCGGCGCGGCCTCACGCGCGTCGAAGGCCACAAGGCGGGCGAGGAGGTCCTGCTCGACGTCGTCGCCGGCGCCATCCAGGCCGGGGTCGAGCACCTCAGCGTCTACGCGTTCTCGACCGAGAACTGGGCGCGCTCGCCCGACGAGGTGCGGTTCCTGATGGGCTACAACCGCGATGTGCTCCACCGCCGGCGAGACCAGCTCAACGAGTGGGGCGTGCGCGTGCGGTGGTCGGGGCGCAAGCCGCGCCTGTGGGGCTCGGTCATCAAGGAGCTGCAGTTCGCCGAGCAGCTCACGCGCGACAACGACGTCATGACCCTGACGATGTGCATCAACTACGGCGGTCGCGTCGAACTCGTCGATGCGATGCGGTCGATCGGCGACCAGATCGCCGCCGGCCGGCTCAAGCCGTCGGCGATCAGCGAGAAGCTCATCCGCCGGCACCTCTACCAGCCCGACATGCCCGACGTGGACCTGTTCATCCGCTCCAGCGGCGAGCAGCGCACGTCGAACTTCCTGCTGTGGGAGTCGGCGTACGCCGAGTTCGTGTTCCTCGACACGCTGTGGCCGGACTTCTCGCGCACCGATCTCTGGCACGCCATCTCGCTGTACCTGGATCGCGATCGGCGGTTCGGAGGAGCGGTGGACACTCCCGACGCGCCCGCCGCACGCTGA
- the recO gene encoding DNA repair protein RecO, whose translation MPTYRDEAVVLRTHKLGEADRIVTMLSRRHGKIRAVAKGVRRTGSRFGSRLEPFMVADVLLYEGRSLDVVQQAESLGSYGAEIVVDYGRYTAASAMVETADRLNEAEATPQQYLLLVGGLRSLARGEHAARSILDSYLLRAMALSGWAPGLTGCARCGATGAHTSFVAQLGGMVCADCAPAGSARVDDATAGLLTALMAGEWDIVDGASPHATAAASGLIAAYAQWHLERGIRSLSHVSSEPSR comes from the coding sequence GTGCCCACCTACCGCGACGAGGCCGTGGTCCTTCGCACCCACAAGCTGGGCGAGGCCGACAGGATCGTGACCATGCTGAGCCGCCGACACGGCAAGATCCGTGCGGTGGCGAAGGGCGTGCGCCGTACCGGGTCGCGCTTCGGCTCCCGCCTCGAGCCGTTCATGGTCGCCGACGTGCTGCTGTACGAGGGGCGGAGCCTCGACGTCGTGCAGCAGGCGGAGTCGCTCGGCTCCTACGGCGCCGAGATCGTCGTCGACTACGGGCGCTACACGGCGGCCAGCGCCATGGTCGAGACCGCCGACCGCCTCAACGAGGCGGAGGCGACGCCCCAGCAGTACCTGCTGCTGGTCGGCGGCCTGCGCTCGCTCGCGCGGGGCGAGCACGCCGCGCGCAGCATCCTGGACTCCTACCTGCTGCGGGCGATGGCGCTCTCGGGCTGGGCGCCCGGACTCACCGGCTGTGCGCGGTGCGGGGCCACCGGCGCCCACACGTCCTTCGTCGCGCAGCTGGGCGGAATGGTCTGCGCCGACTGCGCGCCCGCCGGATCCGCGCGCGTCGACGACGCGACGGCGGGCCTGCTCACCGCGCTCATGGCGGGGGAGTGGGATATCGTCGACGGCGCGTCGCCGCACGCGACCGCCGCCGCATCCGGCCTCATCGCCGCGTACGCGCAGTGGCACCTCGAGCGCGGCATCCGCTCCCTCTCCCACGTCTCATCGGAGCCCTCGCGATGA
- a CDS encoding molybdopterin-dependent oxidoreductase, giving the protein MASLTARASDRLERFFGTARARTSTPGRRTRTTVVLGRALGVLLIVCFATGLYSHVLQNPVDWLPLLPRPVHLYRVTQGAHVITGLALVPVLLGKLWSVYPRLFAWPPITGPVSLLERGSIALLVGSALLEVGLGAMNIAQWYPFPLSFRAVHFVLAWVLIGAMTLHIAIKLPLIAAHWRRVREDPSADEPTEPRTWPDTPDPDLERPPTVAEGVSRRGALIAVGSAAGVVALATAGQTVAPLAPLAVLAPRRPGIGPQGLPVNRTAAEAGVMASARSPQWRLSVMGPDGSAELSLLDLRAMPQQTVELPIACVEGWSQNAVWTGVRVQDVIALVGAGPDSDVRFTSLQTRGAFATSRMRREYVADPWSLIALRLGGETLDIEHGYPARVIAPGRPGVRQTKWLSSVEVTT; this is encoded by the coding sequence ATGGCCAGTCTCACCGCGCGCGCGTCGGACCGCCTCGAGCGGTTCTTCGGCACGGCCCGCGCCCGCACGTCGACGCCGGGTCGCCGCACGCGCACGACGGTGGTCCTGGGACGCGCCCTCGGCGTGCTGCTGATCGTGTGCTTCGCCACCGGCCTGTACAGCCACGTCCTGCAGAACCCGGTGGACTGGCTGCCGCTGCTGCCGCGTCCGGTGCACCTGTACCGCGTGACCCAGGGCGCGCACGTCATCACGGGGCTCGCGCTCGTCCCCGTTCTCCTCGGGAAGCTGTGGAGCGTCTACCCGCGGCTGTTCGCATGGCCGCCGATCACCGGCCCGGTGAGCCTGCTCGAGCGCGGTTCGATCGCGCTGCTGGTCGGGTCGGCCCTCCTCGAAGTCGGGCTGGGCGCGATGAACATCGCTCAGTGGTACCCGTTCCCGCTCTCGTTCCGTGCGGTGCATTTCGTGCTGGCCTGGGTCCTGATCGGGGCGATGACCCTCCACATCGCCATCAAGCTCCCGCTGATCGCAGCCCATTGGCGTCGCGTGCGCGAGGACCCCTCTGCGGACGAGCCGACCGAGCCGCGGACGTGGCCGGACACGCCGGACCCGGACCTCGAGCGGCCGCCGACCGTCGCCGAGGGCGTCTCGCGACGCGGCGCGCTGATCGCCGTCGGCTCCGCGGCCGGGGTCGTGGCGCTCGCGACCGCCGGGCAGACGGTGGCTCCGCTCGCTCCGCTGGCCGTCCTGGCCCCGCGCCGCCCGGGCATCGGCCCGCAGGGACTCCCGGTCAACCGGACGGCCGCGGAGGCCGGCGTGATGGCCTCGGCCCGGTCCCCGCAGTGGCGGCTGAGCGTGATGGGTCCGGACGGATCAGCCGAGCTGTCGCTGCTCGACCTGCGCGCGATGCCCCAGCAGACCGTGGAGCTTCCGATCGCGTGCGTCGAGGGCTGGAGCCAGAACGCGGTGTGGACCGGCGTCCGGGTGCAGGACGTCATCGCGCTCGTCGGAGCCGGTCCCGACAGCGATGTGCGCTTCACGAGCCTGCAGACCCGCGGCGCGTTCGCGACGTCCCGCATGCGCCGCGAGTACGTCGCGGACCCCTGGTCCCTGATCGCCCTGCGGCTGGGCGGCGAGACGCTCGACATCGAGCACGGATACCCCGCTCGCGTCATCGCCCCCGGCAGGCCCGGGGTGCGGCAGACCAAGTGGCTGAGCTCGGTGGAGGTGACGACGTGA
- a CDS encoding methyltransferase domain-containing protein produces the protein MTARRPGETTFASGGGEPWGFALQGEGGGRLHLRRVAGDTIEEVWWVDALCGPADAADLSILGTAEGPLLDVGCGPGRMVRAAAQTASAALGIDVSADAVWRARAAGTPALVRSIFERLPLEGRWRTVLLLDGNVGIGGDPDALLRRCGELLAPDGMVVVETAAPADLDDRAVFTVHDDHGHVSAPFAWARVGWRTAERCLAAAGFDHCEHTVVADRHIVRACRARIAPAITAPTAIPIATTQQAESTTT, from the coding sequence GTGACCGCGCGACGCCCCGGAGAGACGACGTTCGCCTCGGGCGGCGGCGAGCCCTGGGGCTTCGCGCTGCAGGGCGAAGGCGGCGGCCGGCTCCACCTGCGACGCGTCGCCGGCGACACGATCGAGGAGGTGTGGTGGGTCGACGCGCTGTGCGGTCCGGCCGACGCCGCGGACCTGTCGATCCTGGGAACGGCCGAGGGGCCGCTGCTGGACGTCGGATGCGGGCCGGGACGCATGGTGCGCGCCGCAGCGCAGACGGCGTCGGCGGCGCTCGGCATCGACGTGTCGGCCGATGCCGTCTGGCGCGCTCGTGCGGCCGGAACGCCGGCGCTCGTGCGATCGATCTTCGAGCGGCTGCCCCTCGAGGGACGCTGGCGGACCGTGCTGCTGCTCGACGGGAACGTCGGCATCGGCGGAGACCCCGACGCGCTCCTCCGGCGCTGCGGGGAGCTGCTGGCGCCCGACGGGATGGTCGTCGTCGAGACGGCGGCGCCGGCGGACCTGGACGACCGCGCCGTCTTCACGGTCCACGACGATCACGGCCACGTCAGCGCACCGTTCGCCTGGGCGCGTGTCGGGTGGCGCACTGCCGAACGCTGCCTCGCCGCGGCCGGGTTCGACCACTGCGAGCACACCGTCGTGGCCGACCGTCACATCGTGCGCGCGTGCCGGGCGCGCATCGCGCCGGCGATCACCGCGCCGACGGCGATCCCGATCGCCACGACCCAGCAGGCCGAGAGCACGACGACGTAG
- a CDS encoding TIGR04282 family arsenosugar biosynthesis glycosyltransferase, which yields MSAGVTVAVVAKECRPGRVKTRLTPPLSPEQAATVAEAALQDTLSTLTALPAARRVLFWDGPARKTPDAAAWETIAQPGGDLDERLAFLFDAVTGPTLLVGMDTPQIDALILEAPLTAWPDQVDAWFGPAADGGFWALGLREPDGALVRGTAMSRADTGAEQLTRLLSAGLRVRFLEELTDVDDAASAASVADQAPESRFARAWRAAALELRS from the coding sequence ATGAGCGCGGGGGTCACCGTCGCGGTGGTCGCGAAGGAGTGCCGTCCCGGCCGGGTCAAGACCCGTCTGACCCCGCCGCTGTCGCCCGAGCAGGCGGCCACGGTCGCGGAGGCGGCCCTGCAGGACACGCTGTCGACGCTCACGGCGCTTCCCGCCGCGAGGCGCGTGCTGTTCTGGGACGGGCCGGCCCGGAAGACCCCCGACGCCGCGGCATGGGAGACGATCGCCCAGCCGGGCGGCGATCTGGACGAGCGACTGGCGTTCCTGTTCGACGCGGTGACCGGTCCGACGCTGCTGGTCGGCATGGACACGCCCCAGATCGACGCCCTGATCCTGGAGGCCCCGCTCACGGCGTGGCCCGATCAGGTCGACGCCTGGTTCGGTCCGGCCGCCGACGGCGGCTTCTGGGCGCTGGGACTGCGCGAGCCGGACGGGGCCCTGGTGCGGGGCACGGCGATGTCGCGCGCGGACACCGGCGCGGAGCAGCTCACGCGCCTGCTCTCCGCCGGTCTGCGGGTGCGCTTCCTCGAGGAGCTCACCGATGTCGACGACGCGGCGTCGGCCGCGTCGGTCGCCGACCAGGCCCCGGAATCGCGTTTCGCTCGGGCATGGCGCGCCGCGGCCCTGGAGCTGCGATCGTGA
- a CDS encoding glycosyltransferase family 2 protein: MESVDIVLPCLDEAAALPWVLGRVPAGCRAIVVDNGSTDGSAGVARDLGATVVTEPRRGFGAAAHAGLLAATAPFVAFCDADASLDPDEIPALAALVRDGEADLVLGRRRPTTRGAWPWHARAANRVLGARIGRVAGIRLHDLGPMRVARREDLIALELQDRRSGYPLEMVLRAAAAGWRIAERDVAYRPRVGASKVTGTVRGTLTAVGDMSRILSEASR, translated from the coding sequence ATGGAGTCCGTGGACATCGTCCTCCCGTGCCTCGACGAGGCCGCGGCGCTGCCGTGGGTGCTCGGGCGCGTCCCGGCGGGCTGCCGGGCGATCGTGGTCGACAACGGGTCCACCGACGGCTCCGCCGGGGTCGCCCGCGACCTCGGGGCGACGGTGGTGACCGAGCCGCGGCGCGGGTTCGGCGCCGCCGCCCACGCGGGTCTTCTGGCGGCGACGGCACCGTTCGTGGCGTTCTGCGACGCGGATGCGTCGCTGGACCCCGACGAGATCCCCGCCCTGGCCGCCCTCGTGCGGGACGGCGAGGCGGACCTCGTCCTCGGGCGTCGCCGCCCGACGACACGCGGCGCGTGGCCCTGGCACGCACGTGCGGCCAACCGCGTGCTGGGCGCCCGCATCGGCCGGGTGGCCGGCATCCGGCTCCACGATCTCGGCCCGATGCGGGTCGCACGCCGCGAGGACCTGATCGCCCTCGAGCTGCAGGACCGCCGCAGCGGCTATCCGCTCGAGATGGTCCTGCGCGCGGCGGCGGCCGGCTGGCGGATCGCCGAGCGGGACGTCGCCTACCGGCCGCGCGTCGGGGCGTCGAAGGTGACCGGCACCGTCCGTGGCACGCTGACGGCGGTGGGGGACATGTCCCGCATCCTGTCGGAGGCGTCGCGATGA
- a CDS encoding response regulator transcription factor, with translation MSIADPVAPAGDLAGRSVLVVEDDDTVAEVATTYLRAAGFLVDRAADGREALERVAELSPDLVVLDLMLPDVDGIETCRRIREQRDTPVLMLTARTSADDRISGLEAGADDYVTKPFSPRELVLRVQSVLRRTLAEPASEDPVSIGRFFVDPAARIARMDGRDLSLTVREFDLLAFLVRRPQQAFDRETLLQSVWGWTYGDLSTVTVHVRRLREKIEPDTANPRHLVTVWGVGYRFQPSGEAPHEQDRPAP, from the coding sequence ATGAGCATCGCCGATCCGGTCGCGCCCGCGGGAGACCTCGCGGGGCGCAGCGTGCTCGTCGTCGAGGACGACGACACGGTCGCCGAGGTCGCGACGACCTACCTGCGGGCGGCCGGCTTCCTGGTGGACCGTGCGGCTGACGGGCGCGAGGCGCTCGAGCGGGTCGCCGAGCTCTCCCCCGACCTGGTCGTCCTCGACCTGATGCTCCCGGACGTCGACGGCATCGAGACGTGCCGCCGCATCCGCGAGCAGCGCGACACCCCGGTCCTGATGCTGACGGCGAGGACCTCGGCGGACGACCGCATCAGCGGGCTCGAGGCGGGGGCGGACGACTACGTCACCAAGCCCTTCTCACCGCGCGAGCTGGTGCTTCGCGTGCAGTCGGTGCTGCGCCGGACGCTCGCCGAGCCCGCATCCGAGGACCCGGTCTCGATCGGCCGCTTCTTCGTCGACCCGGCGGCGCGCATCGCCCGGATGGACGGCCGCGACCTGTCGCTGACGGTGCGCGAGTTCGATCTGCTGGCGTTCCTGGTCCGGCGACCCCAGCAGGCCTTCGACCGCGAGACCCTGCTGCAGTCGGTGTGGGGCTGGACGTACGGCGATCTGTCGACCGTGACGGTGCACGTGCGGCGGCTCCGAGAGAAGATCGAGCCCGACACCGCCAACCCGCGGCACCTGGTGACCGTGTGGGGCGTCGGCTACCGCTTCCAGCCCTCGGGCGAGGCGCCTCACGAGCAGGACCGCCCCGCGCCGTGA
- a CDS encoding sensor histidine kinase, whose protein sequence is MNLTDLLTVTALTSIVSLAVGGACVLVLLMLRHVRLFVQLIVALLAGVASVVISMITVANMMYLSGHDLVVAIAVSITAGLSSALVGAAVCWWIVRNSRALSLAVERMAQGEVVTASPLTVGTELSRLEAALAQTSAQLKESREREARLEASRRELVAWISHDLRTPLGGIRAMAEALEDGMTDEPERYLRQMRSQVDLLAGMVDDLFELSRLESGSRPLTLMDVSLLDVVSDAVADVRPAIRDRQVVVDSTLDHDLVVSVDPAELSRAIGNLVMNAAQHTPRGTPVTVRTEVVDGHPTVSVIDEGSGIPEADLSRVFDAGWRGSSARTPRAGDAAPPGAGLGLAIVRGIVHAHRGDVAVQNLAVGCRFDIRLPAEGARAL, encoded by the coding sequence GTGAACCTGACCGATCTGCTCACCGTCACCGCGCTGACCTCGATCGTCAGCCTCGCGGTCGGCGGCGCGTGCGTCCTCGTGCTGCTGATGCTGCGCCACGTGCGTCTGTTCGTGCAGCTGATCGTCGCGCTGCTGGCGGGGGTCGCGTCGGTGGTCATCAGCATGATCACCGTCGCCAACATGATGTACCTGTCCGGTCACGATCTGGTCGTCGCGATCGCGGTGTCGATCACGGCGGGCCTGAGCTCGGCCCTCGTGGGCGCGGCGGTGTGCTGGTGGATCGTGCGGAACTCCCGCGCACTGTCGCTCGCCGTCGAGCGCATGGCGCAGGGCGAGGTCGTGACGGCGTCGCCGCTCACGGTCGGCACCGAGCTGTCGCGCCTGGAGGCGGCCCTGGCCCAGACGAGCGCCCAGCTGAAGGAGTCGCGCGAGCGCGAAGCGCGCCTCGAGGCGTCGCGGCGCGAGCTGGTCGCCTGGATCTCGCACGACCTGCGCACGCCGCTCGGCGGCATCCGCGCCATGGCCGAGGCCCTCGAGGACGGCATGACCGACGAGCCGGAGCGCTACCTGCGGCAGATGCGCAGCCAGGTGGACCTGCTGGCCGGCATGGTCGACGATCTGTTCGAGCTGTCCCGCCTCGAGTCCGGATCGCGGCCGCTGACCCTGATGGACGTCTCGCTGCTCGACGTCGTCAGCGACGCGGTCGCCGACGTGCGCCCCGCGATCCGCGACCGGCAGGTCGTCGTCGACAGCACCCTCGACCACGACCTGGTGGTGTCGGTCGACCCGGCCGAGCTCTCGCGCGCGATCGGCAACCTCGTGATGAACGCCGCGCAGCACACGCCGCGGGGAACGCCCGTGACCGTGCGCACCGAGGTGGTGGACGGGCATCCGACCGTCTCGGTCATCGACGAGGGGTCCGGCATCCCCGAAGCGGACCTCTCGCGCGTGTTCGACGCGGGCTGGCGCGGGTCGTCGGCCCGCACGCCGCGCGCCGGGGACGCGGCGCCTCCCGGCGCGGGACTGGGACTCGCCATCGTGCGCGGGATCGTCCACGCCCATCGCGGCGACGTCGCGGTGCAGAACCTCGCCGTGGGTTGCCGCTTCGACATCCGTCTTCCGGCCGAAGGCGCCCGCGCGCTCTGA
- a CDS encoding NAD-dependent epimerase/dehydratase family protein, translating to MTRILVTGGAGFIGSRVVHAALARGWDVRVLDALRVDVHPQAPVLADAVEFVRADVRDREAMEDALAGVDVVCHQAAKVGLGVDFDDAPDYSEVNVVGTAVVLAAMRARRVGRLVLASSMVVYGEGAYHLPGASTAVRPAPRLIRDLEAGVFDPRDPATGAVLVPGSIDETGATDPRNVYALTKLAQEHLAASWVRETGGSAALLRYHNVYGAGMPRDTPYAGVAAIFRSALARGEAPRVFEDGRQRRDFIHVDDVAAANLAAAEWTAAVGATARPFNIATGRVTTVHGLASALADAMHGPDPVVTGEYRAGDVRHITASADRAHRELGWRAEVDLGAGLAGFAAEHTG from the coding sequence GTGACGCGGATCCTCGTCACCGGGGGCGCGGGGTTCATCGGGTCGCGGGTCGTCCACGCCGCGCTCGCGCGGGGATGGGACGTCCGCGTGCTCGACGCGCTGCGTGTGGACGTCCACCCGCAGGCCCCCGTCCTCGCAGACGCGGTCGAATTCGTCCGCGCCGACGTGCGCGATCGGGAGGCGATGGAGGACGCCCTCGCGGGGGTCGACGTCGTGTGCCACCAGGCGGCGAAGGTGGGGCTCGGCGTGGACTTCGACGATGCTCCCGACTACTCCGAGGTCAACGTCGTCGGCACGGCGGTCGTCCTGGCGGCCATGCGCGCGCGGCGGGTCGGCCGGCTGGTGCTGGCCTCGTCGATGGTCGTGTACGGCGAGGGGGCGTACCACCTGCCGGGCGCGAGCACCGCCGTGCGGCCGGCGCCGCGTCTGATCCGGGACCTGGAGGCGGGCGTGTTCGATCCGCGCGATCCTGCGACCGGGGCCGTGCTCGTGCCGGGTTCGATCGACGAGACCGGCGCGACCGATCCGCGAAACGTCTACGCCCTCACCAAGCTCGCCCAGGAGCACCTCGCCGCCAGCTGGGTGCGCGAGACGGGCGGCAGCGCGGCGCTGCTGCGGTACCACAACGTCTACGGCGCGGGGATGCCGCGCGACACGCCGTATGCGGGCGTCGCCGCGATCTTCCGTTCGGCGCTGGCTCGGGGCGAGGCGCCGCGGGTCTTCGAGGACGGGCGGCAGCGGCGCGATTTCATCCATGTCGACGACGTCGCGGCGGCGAACCTCGCCGCGGCGGAGTGGACGGCTGCCGTCGGGGCGACCGCACGCCCGTTCAACATCGCCACCGGACGGGTGACGACGGTCCACGGGCTGGCGAGCGCCCTGGCGGACGCGATGCACGGACCGGATCCGGTGGTGACGGGGGAGTACCGGGCGGGCGACGTGCGCCACATCACGGCATCCGCCGACCGCGCCCATCGCGAGCTGGGGTGGCGTGCCGAGGTCGACCTCGGGGCGGGACTGGCCGGCTTCGCCGCCGAGCACACCGGCTGA
- a CDS encoding MTAP family purine nucleoside phosphorylase translates to MPEAHEASIAVIGGTGLEDAFDSLDRRETVPTPYGPTSAPIALGMLGGRRVAFVPRHGAGHALPPSSVPARANLWALARLGVRAVVSSAAVGSLDSAFAPGSLAVPDQLLDRTHGRADSYFDAEPGIDSGPVRHLPFADPFCPVVRAAVCDGLPDAADGATVAVIPGPRFSTRAESRALRAAGADLVNMTLLPEVALAGELGIGSATVCVVTDMDAGAHAEDAELVSADIVYARFAEALPRVVAGIERAVAAIPPDYPGRTLLDDAARADVLARPARAADPRLAR, encoded by the coding sequence ATGCCCGAGGCGCACGAGGCATCCATCGCCGTGATCGGCGGCACCGGTCTGGAAGACGCGTTCGACTCGCTCGATCGCCGCGAGACGGTCCCCACCCCGTACGGTCCGACGTCCGCGCCGATCGCGCTCGGGATGCTCGGCGGGCGGCGCGTGGCGTTCGTGCCGCGGCACGGGGCGGGGCACGCGCTGCCGCCGTCGTCGGTGCCCGCCCGCGCGAACCTGTGGGCGCTGGCACGGCTGGGCGTGCGGGCGGTGGTGTCCTCGGCGGCGGTCGGGTCGCTCGACTCGGCGTTCGCGCCCGGTTCGCTCGCGGTGCCCGATCAGCTGCTGGATCGCACGCACGGGCGCGCGGATTCGTACTTCGACGCAGAGCCGGGGATCGACTCCGGTCCGGTGCGGCATCTGCCGTTCGCCGACCCCTTCTGCCCGGTGGTGCGCGCCGCGGTGTGCGACGGTCTGCCGGATGCCGCGGACGGGGCGACCGTCGCGGTCATCCCCGGTCCCCGCTTCTCGACGCGCGCCGAGTCGCGCGCGCTGCGCGCCGCCGGCGCGGACCTGGTCAACATGACGCTCCTGCCCGAGGTGGCGCTCGCGGGCGAACTGGGGATCGGCTCCGCCACGGTGTGCGTTGTCACCGACATGGATGCCGGCGCGCACGCGGAGGATGCCGAGCTGGTGAGCGCCGACATCGTGTACGCGCGATTCGCCGAGGCGCTGCCGCGTGTGGTCGCCGGCATCGAGCGCGCCGTGGCGGCGATTCCTCCCGACTACCCGGGGCGCACGCTCCTGGACGACGCCGCCCGCGCCGACGTGCTCGCCCGCCCGGCCCGCGCAGCCGATCCGAGGCTCGCACGGTGA